From Amphiprion ocellaris isolate individual 3 ecotype Okinawa chromosome 10, ASM2253959v1, whole genome shotgun sequence, one genomic window encodes:
- the arl14 gene encoding ADP-ribosylation factor-like protein 14, whose translation MGQRVSQPEVRVLLLGLDNAGKSSLLYKLKHDISVSTVPTIGFNVEMIDARKNGKNISLTVWDIGGQGKMREHWQKFHQDTAAVVFVVDSSDRDRLNEARKELENTLKSNQLRGRPLVLLANKQDVNGALTVTEIKDGFNMRKICAGRDWFVQPCSATVGFGVEEAFRRVAQMVRLPSEPGAVKDNIKETVHHIRKTKH comes from the coding sequence ATGGGACAACGGGTATCTCAACCAGAAGTCCGAGTCCTTCTCCTGGGTCTGGACAACGCTGGAAAATCCTCTCTGCTCTACAAACTGAAACACGACATCAGCGTCAGCACCGTCCCCACCATCGGCTTCAATGTGGAAATGATTGACGCGAGAAAGAACGGGAAGAACATCTCCTTAACCGTGTGGGACATCGGCGGTCAGGGGAAGATGCGCGAACACTGGCAGAAGTTCCACCAGGACACCGCGGCGGTCGTGTTCGTCGTGGACAGCTCGGACCGGGATCGTCTGAACGAGGCGCGCAAGGAGCTGGAGAACACCCTGAAGAGCAACCAGCTGCGTGGCCGACCGCTGGTTCTTCTCGCCAACAAACAGGATGTGAACGGCGCGCTGACAGTCACCGAAATCAAGGACGGATTCAACATGAGAAAGATTTGCGCAGGGCGGGACTGGTTCGTTCAGCCTTGTTCCGCAACTGTCGGATTTGGAGTTGAGGAGGCCTTCAGGCGAGTGGCACAGATGGTCAGACTCCCGTCAGAGCCTGGAGCAGTGAAGGACAATATCAAGGAGACAGTGCACCACATCAGAAAGaccaaacattaa